The sequence GCAAGATCATAAGTCCTTTTGAACGCGTTCTCAAGCGGGATGGGGATTCGGAGACGTGCTGGTACGGTTGGTTTTGGGCCTGAGTTTTAGAAATCGTGTGCCTATTGGCACGGTTACATATACGAGTAACGCTTCTTTCGCGGTGACGGTTCCACGGCAATGCTCGCACTGAGACGCGCAAACTATGTTCGGTGAACTCCTTCCCGTCGGTGGCGGCGATCCTATTCCTCTTCTGAAGAAGAGTTTGCTGGTCGGGCGTCGCGAAAGCTGCGACATCGTGCTCCGGTTTTCCAACGTGTCGGCGCATCATTGCCAACTGACGCTCACCGGCGGCTATTGGTATGTGAAAGATCTGAAGAGTCGCAATGGTGTGAAGGTGAACGGCTCGCGCGTGGAAGAGAAGCGCCTCGATCCGGGCGATTCGTTGGCGATCGCACGGCACACCTATGACGTCCAATATTCGCCGGTCGATCTGGGGGCGGTCGGTCCGCCGCCTGCCGAGGATTTGCCGGCAGATTTCATGCAGCAATCGTTGATGGAGCGGGCCGGACTCGCCGGGCGAGGGAAGCAACCTCTCTTCAAGGCCGACAAATCGGGAGCCGTGCCCGAACGTTACGATTTGTTGAACGACAATCCGGGACAAATTCGCGACCCCAACAAGCCGGTTTGAATGCACGCACTCGAGGTGAGCAGAACCTGGATTTGGGACCATGCAGCGGCCCTCTCGTTTGCCGGCCTGCTGAAGAATAATTTCCCGTCTCGCCGCTTGCCTGAGCTCTGCCCTGGCGCTCGCTGCCGCGCGATTTGCTTTGCCCGAGCGGCGCCTCATGCCAGCGTCTCATTCGGGCACACACTTGTCTCTGGCCCCCCCCGCGAAAGCCGAGCGTACGAATCTCTTGGCGAAACCTAAGAAGAAAATCCGCGCCGATTTCCGCAAGAATCGCTCCGAGCGGGCACGCTCGGACACTTGGACGCAGCGTTTTTCCGTACCCGACCCGCAAGACGAAGACGAAGGCAAGCGTGACGAGCGGATCAGTGGAAAGGGAGACCTTGCGCGTCGGCGAACCGTAATCGGCGACCTGACCGACTGCGGCGAAAGCGGTCTTGGCGTGCGGCTGGACGTCGACGAGACCGTCTGCCGGCTGGGCCGGGTGCTCAGCGTTCACGGACTGTCGAGCACGGTCGCGGCTGACGACGGCACGCTGCACCGCTGCACGACGCGACGCCTGCTCAAGACGCTCAGTACCGATCAGCGACACGTCGTGGCGGCCGGCGATTGCGTTTGGTTCCGGCCGGGTGGCGCCGGCGAAGGAGTGATCGAGCGCGTCGAGCCGCGGCGAGGAGTGCTGGCACGCGACAGCCGCGGCCGGCGTCACATTCTGGTGACGAACGTCGACCAGGTTTTGATCGTCGCCAGCGCCGCCGAACCGACGCTGAAGCCGAATTTGATCGATCGCTTTCTGGTCACTGCCCATCAAGCCGGCCTACGGCCGCTCATCACGATCAATAAAGTCGACCTGATCGATTTGGCGAACCTGATGCCGTTTGTCGGCGTCTACAGTCAGTTGGGCTACAGCGTGCTGCTGGTTTCGGCTCAGACTGGCTTGGGAATCGATCGCTTGCGGCGCGAGCTGGCCGGCAAGGCCAGCGTCGTGGCGGGGCAAAGCGGTGTCGGAAAATCGTCCTTGCTTAACGCGGTCGATCCGTCACTCCAGCTCGCCGTGCGCTCGGTAAGCGCCAACAATCAAAAGGGAAGGCACACGACGACCACGGCCCAACTTTGGCCGTTGGCCAGCGGCGGATACGTCGTCGATACGCCCGGCATCCGCCAGTTCCAACTGTGGGACATCATTCCGGCGGAAGTGGCGGGCTACTTTCGCGATCTCCGTCCGTTTGTCCATCGCTGCCGGTATCCAAATTGCACGCATACTCACGAGTCGGACTGCGCGGTAAAGAATGCCGTGGCCGACGGCCGGCTCGACGCTCGCCGTTACGAAAGTTATTGCAACCTGTTTTTGGGGGACGCAGCATGAGCGAAGCCCGCGGAGGAATTGACTCACCGTGACCGAAATGAATCGCACTCAGAGCGTTATCCAGGAATCCGCGGTGTTGGTCGGTGTGCTTCTGCCCGAGCGGCCATTGCAGGACGATCCGTTGTCGGAACTGGCCGGGTTGGCCGAAACCGCCGGGGCACAGGTGGTTGGCCGGGTGACCCAACGGCGCGAAAGCCCGGACGTCACAACGTATCTCGGCAAGGGCAAAGTCGACGAGCTGAAAACTTTGGTCCAGGCAACCGATGCCGACGTGATTCTGTTCGACAATGACTTGAGCCCGGCCCAGACGCGCAACCTGGAGCAAGCGGCCGGCACCAAAGTGCTCGATCGCAGCGAGTTGATTCTGGACATCTTTGCCAGCCGCGCACGCACGGTCGAAGCCCGACTGGCCGTCGAATTGGCGCAGTTGCAATATTCGCTTCCCCGGCTGAAGCGGATGTGGACCCACTTGTCGCGATTGAAGATGGGCATCGGCATGCGCGGGCCGGGCGAAAAGCAGTTGGAAGTCGACCGCCGGCTGGTCGAAAAGCGGATTAGCGAACTGCGCCGCGAACTGAAAACCATCGAATGCCGCAAAGAGCGCGCTGTGGCCGCGCGCAGCGAGCGGATGACCGTTTCGCTCGTCGGCTATACCAACGCCGGCAAAAGCACGCTCATGAATGCCTTGACCGGAGCGGGCGTGTTGGCGGAAAACAAGCTATTCGCCACGCTCGACACGCGGACACGCCGCTGGCAACTGCCGGGTTGGGGGCCCGTGTTGCTGAGCGACACGGTCGGTTTCATCCGCGATTTGCCCCATAATCTGATCGCCAGCTTCAAAGCCACGCTCGAAGAGTCGCGCCAGGCCGATTTGCTGCTGCACGTGGCCGACATAAGCAATCCGCAGGCATTGGATCAAATCAGTGCTGTTTACAAAGTGCTCGAAGAGTTGGGCATCGAAGCCAAGGATACGCTGCTGGTGCTCAACAAAGTCGACGCGGCCGACCGCGGGCAATTGGCCCTGGTTCGCACGCGTTATCCGCACGCACTGCCGATCAGCGCCCGGGCTGGCATTGGCTTGGATCAATTGCGGGCCGAGGTCAGTCAAACTCTGAGCCACAACTTCCTCGACATCGACGTGGAGACCGGGGTGGCCAACGGCCGCCTGTTGGCCCGGCTGGCAGCTTACGGCGAAGTCCTTTCCAAGCGTTACTCGGACGACCGAGTGGTGGTCCATTGCCGCGTGCCGCATCGGGCCGTCGCGCACCTGCACGGCACCGACGTGACGATTCGGCCTCACAGCTCGACGCCGACGGCGGTCGGCAACAACGGCTTTCATCAAATGGCCTGGAACTGGCAGGGACTCGACGGTTCGCAGTTCGATGGCCAGAATGACATGCCGGGGCCGACTCCCCCCGCGCCTCGTCAATAAACCACGTGGCGGCTTTCGGACCATCTTCTCGACGAGAATCTGCCGCATGGCGAAGCGCGCTTTGTCCGGCCTGCGAGGCATTCTGACCGGCGCGTCGAGCGGAATCGGGCGAGCTTTGGCGGTCGAACTGGTGCGGCGGAAAGTCCGCCTGGTAATCGTTGCGCGGCGTCGAGAAGAATTAGAGCGACTCGCCAGCGAGTTGGATCCGGCGGGGCTTCACCTGCAGATCGTCGTGGGCGACATCACCGACGAGGCAGTCCGCCAGGCCGCGATCGAAACGGCCTTGCACCATTGGTGGGGCCTGGACCTGGTGATCAACAACGCCGGCATCGGTGCCCGGAGCCGCTTTGTCGAGTCCTCGCCCGAGCGGCTGCGTAAAATCATGGAAGTCAACTTCTTCGCGCCGACCGAGTTGATCCGGTCGGCACTCCCGCAGTTGAAACAAGGCCACACCCCGATCGTGGTGAACGTCGGTTCGATTCTGGGTCACCGCGGCCTGCCGCGACACACCGACTACTGCGCCAGCAAGTTTGCGCTGCGTGGCTTGAGCGAGTCGCTCCGTGCGGAACTAGCTCCGCTGGGAATCGATCTGCTGCTGGTCAGTCCGGGGCGTACGGAAACGCCGTTTTTAGACCACAGCCTGGCGCGGGACAGCGTCGCTTGGGACAACGAGCCGGCCGTGAGCCCGGCCTACGTCGCCCGGCGGATCGCCCGAGCGATCGAATGTGGCCGTCACGAGATTGTGGTCAATTATCGCGGCCAGCTTCTAATATGGCTGAACCGCCTTGCCCCGGGGCTGTTGGATCGCATCCTGGCCCGATACGGCTGAGCATTGGCGTAGCAGGTCGAAAGGGCAACCTTCGCGGAGAGGGGTTGCCAAGAAAGCTTCCAATTCCCGAGTTTTTGCGTTATCCTAACGAGTTAGCCGCAAGCGACACG is a genomic window of Pirellulales bacterium containing:
- a CDS encoding FHA domain-containing protein, with protein sequence MFGELLPVGGGDPIPLLKKSLLVGRRESCDIVLRFSNVSAHHCQLTLTGGYWYVKDLKSRNGVKVNGSRVEEKRLDPGDSLAIARHTYDVQYSPVDLGAVGPPPAEDLPADFMQQSLMERAGLAGRGKQPLFKADKSGAVPERYDLLNDNPGQIRDPNKPV
- a CDS encoding SDR family NAD(P)-dependent oxidoreductase — translated: MAKRALSGLRGILTGASSGIGRALAVELVRRKVRLVIVARRREELERLASELDPAGLHLQIVVGDITDEAVRQAAIETALHHWWGLDLVINNAGIGARSRFVESSPERLRKIMEVNFFAPTELIRSALPQLKQGHTPIVVNVGSILGHRGLPRHTDYCASKFALRGLSESLRAELAPLGIDLLLVSPGRTETPFLDHSLARDSVAWDNEPAVSPAYVARRIARAIECGRHEIVVNYRGQLLIWLNRLAPGLLDRILARYG
- the rsgA gene encoding ribosome small subunit-dependent GTPase A; the protein is MPASHSGTHLSLAPPAKAERTNLLAKPKKKIRADFRKNRSERARSDTWTQRFSVPDPQDEDEGKRDERISGKGDLARRRTVIGDLTDCGESGLGVRLDVDETVCRLGRVLSVHGLSSTVAADDGTLHRCTTRRLLKTLSTDQRHVVAAGDCVWFRPGGAGEGVIERVEPRRGVLARDSRGRRHILVTNVDQVLIVASAAEPTLKPNLIDRFLVTAHQAGLRPLITINKVDLIDLANLMPFVGVYSQLGYSVLLVSAQTGLGIDRLRRELAGKASVVAGQSGVGKSSLLNAVDPSLQLAVRSVSANNQKGRHTTTTAQLWPLASGGYVVDTPGIRQFQLWDIIPAEVAGYFRDLRPFVHRCRYPNCTHTHESDCAVKNAVADGRLDARRYESYCNLFLGDAA
- the hflX gene encoding GTPase HflX, translated to MNRTQSVIQESAVLVGVLLPERPLQDDPLSELAGLAETAGAQVVGRVTQRRESPDVTTYLGKGKVDELKTLVQATDADVILFDNDLSPAQTRNLEQAAGTKVLDRSELILDIFASRARTVEARLAVELAQLQYSLPRLKRMWTHLSRLKMGIGMRGPGEKQLEVDRRLVEKRISELRRELKTIECRKERAVAARSERMTVSLVGYTNAGKSTLMNALTGAGVLAENKLFATLDTRTRRWQLPGWGPVLLSDTVGFIRDLPHNLIASFKATLEESRQADLLLHVADISNPQALDQISAVYKVLEELGIEAKDTLLVLNKVDAADRGQLALVRTRYPHALPISARAGIGLDQLRAEVSQTLSHNFLDIDVETGVANGRLLARLAAYGEVLSKRYSDDRVVVHCRVPHRAVAHLHGTDVTIRPHSSTPTAVGNNGFHQMAWNWQGLDGSQFDGQNDMPGPTPPAPRQ